The Syntrophus gentianae genome contains the following window.
GTAATCAGCAACGCCGGAGTCACTGCGCAAAGGACCGATGTGAGAAGCCTTGAAGAGATTCTCAAAAATCTTAAGGCAGAGTAAATTTCCAGGAACAGAACCATCCCTCGGGATGCGGATCGGGGGGACAGGCGATACATTCCGTAACAATGGCGGGATCAATGGTCCGGGCAAAGGTTGAGTACTCAATGATTCCGCCTGACTTGCAGGGATAGTCCTCCATGCCCTTGCGGTTCCGGATTTCCTGCACCCGGCAGTGGCTCATTCTATAAATCAGCGTCCGTTCATCGGGTCGTTCAAAAATATGTTCATTGATGTTCGTATAGAGACGATGTTTCAGCGCCTCTTCAAGGGCTTCCAGGCCGCCTTTTTCCGGGAGGTCGATCAGGGTTTTGATGTGAAAGGCCTCCAGCGGAGAGAAGCGGCTCCAGCATATGTCTGTGCATCTCTTGGCCGTAAACATATCGAAATTTTTCTCCACACTCTGGAACCAGACCCCGTCGGCAGCCAGCCAGTTGATTGAGAGGGCGGCAAGAATTTCCCGCAACTCTTCTTCGGATTTCTCCTTCAGCTGATTTGGGATGCCCTTCGTATCGGTCTCAAATCCCAGGAGCCGTCCCATGCGCTTCATTAGAATGGGGAAAGCGGTCTGCCAGGTTTCTTCTTCCAGTTCCATGGCGGTCTGCAAGCCAAGCTGATATTCAACCTCCTTGAACCATAATCCATAGTGAAGGAGAGTAAGCCTCAATCCGTCAACAATCTGCGAAATCATCCTTTCCTTCTGATCTATTGCGTCATTTCCTTCCATAAAAAAATCCCTGTCCTTTCTTTACTGTCGTTTCTTTTAAAACAAGGGTCGCATAATCGCAATCATATTTCCTGTCTTTTTTTCTTTTAATATTGTAATGACTTTACATTGCTGAATATTATTCTCCTATAAGCCCTTTGCCGCTTCAGGTATGTTTTATGATGTCTATTAGGGATAGGTGCTTAGATTTGAGAAGGTTCCATCCATGGAATGTGGAACCGGAAGTTGGGAAATTCAGAGGAACGATATGGCTGTGAATGAGCGGGGAATTCGAGAGGCTCTCAAGGTCGTCCTGGATCCGGAGCTGAAGAAGAGCCTCCTGGACTTGGGAATGATTCGGGATATTTCCGTGGAAGAGGGGCAGGTCAGCCTGAGCCTGGCGCTCACAACTGCAAAATGTCCCAGAAAGGATGACATCGTAGACGAAATCAAGCGCGTGCTTGGCAGACTTCCGGGTGTCAGCGGGGTAAATATTAAACTGTCTACGTTGAACAGGGAAGAACTCACGCAGTTGTTTCCGAAACACCCTTTGGTCGGCCTGGAAAAGGTGCGACATGTACTGGCTGTGGCGAGCGGCAAAGGCGGGGTAGGGAAGACAACCATAGCGATCAATGTGGCCTTGGCACTGGCCGGAAAAGGCCTTCGGATCGGCCTTCTCGATGCGGATGTTTATGGTCCGAGCGTTCCGGTCATGCTGGCCATCGAGGGCTCTCCGGAAGAGGAAAACAAGACGATCATCCCAATAGAAAAGTTCGGGCTCCGGGTCATGTCGTTGGGCATGATCACAGAAAAAGGTCAGCCCATTGTCTGGAGAGGGCCGCTCGTTTCCAAAGCGATAAAGCAATTGCTGGGAGAGGTGATGTGGGGCGAACTGGATTATCTGGTCGTGGATCTCCCGCCCGGGACTGGAGATCCTTCCATCACAATCGCGCAATCCATTCCCAATGCGTCCATCCTTATGGTGACTACACCGCAGGAGGTTGCCCTGGCCGATGTCCGAAGGGCTATTGACCTGTTCAAGAAATTTGAGATGGGTATCGTCGGCCTGGTAGAGAACATGTCTTATTTCTCACAGGACTCTTCCGGGAAACCGATTGCGATTTTTGGCCGGGGCGGAGGTGAAAAATTAAGCAGAGAGTTCGGACTGCCCCTGCTGGGGAAGATCCCCATCGAACTGGAGATTGGAAAAGGAGGCGACTCCGGCATACCCCTGATGATTTCTTCGCCGAATTCCGAAACAGGCCGCATCTTCCAAGGTATTGCTGAGAAAATCCTCTCTGCTGCACGGTAGAAGGGAGGAAGCGAGCCTTTTCGATAAGGTTGTCTTCAACTCCTGCCTGGCTCTTTCAATATCTCTCATTGACATACAAATCTCTTCTGCCTATAAACTCACAGAGGCGATGCCTTGGATAAATAAAGCTGGCTTTCTGTTGAAAACTTTATAAACAGAATCTTTCCGAATAAGTGAATCTCCAAAAACAACAATGAGTGAACACAGCGAAAAGGCCTCTCCCCGGGAACGGGACATCATTCTTGACTCCATTGCCGATGGCGTTTTTTCCGTGAACGACCAGTGGCGTATTACCTCCTTCAATCGTGCCGCAGAGAAGATTACAGGCGTTTCCTATGAGGATGCTATCGGACAGCGCTGCAAGGATGTGCTCAAGGCGGAGATCTGCGACCGTGGCTGCCTCCTGAAGAAAACCATGCAGACGGAGAAACCGGTCGTCAACCGCACGGTCTATATTGTCAATGCCGAAGGCCGGCGATTGCCCATCAGCATCTCCACGGCGCTGCTGCGCGATGAAACAGACCAGATTATCGGCGCAGTGGAAACCTTCCGGGATCTCAGTCTGGAGGAACAGCTGCGCAAGAAGATCGAAAAACGCTATTCCTTTGAAGACATTATCTCCCGGAATCATCGGATGCACGAACTGTTCAGCATCCTTCCTGATATGGCGAACAGCACCAGCACCGTACTTATCGAAGGCGAAAGCGGCACGGGAAAGGAACTGGTTGCCAGGGCCATTCATAATCTCAGTCCACGGAAAAGCAAACCCTTCATCGCCGTCAATTGCGGCGCTCTGCCGGATACGCTTCTGGAGTCGGAACTCTTTGGTTACAAGGCCGGCGCCTTTACGGATGCCCGAAAGGACAAACCCGGCCGTTTCAAGCTGGCGGAGAAAGGAACCCTATTCCTGGATGAAATCGGGGATATCTCGCCGGCCATGCAGGTTCGACTGCTGCGCGTTCTTCAGGAAAAGACTTATGAACCTTTGGGCGCAGTGGAAAGCATCCGGCATGATGTCCGGATTATAGCGGCAACAAATAGAAAACTCTTGGATCTGGTCAAGGAAGGGAAATTCCGGGAAGATCTCTACTATCGAATCAACATTGTGCGGCTGGAGCTTCCTCCCTTGCGGGAGAGAATGGAAGATGTTCCCCTGCTGGTTGATCATTTTCTTGAACATTTCAATGTCCTCCAGGGTAGGGAAATTTCCGGAGTAACCGACCAGGCCCTGGCCTGTCTTATGACCTATTCTTATCCGGGCAATATCCGGGAACTGGAGAACATCATTGAACGCGCTTTTATCCTCTGCAAATCGGGCATGATTGACCGGACACATCTGCCGGAGCCGGTTTGCGGGATCTCCGGCACTGAAGAGATCCCGGCGTGGGACGCCATGTCCTTCCGGGACATGGAAGCGATTTTTCTGACCAATGTTCTCCGGAGGAACT
Protein-coding sequences here:
- a CDS encoding DUF6125 family protein — translated: MISQIVDGLRLTLLHYGLWFKEVEYQLGLQTAMELEEETWQTAFPILMKRMGRLLGFETDTKGIPNQLKEKSEEELREILAALSINWLAADGVWFQSVEKNFDMFTAKRCTDICWSRFSPLEAFHIKTLIDLPEKGGLEALEEALKHRLYTNINEHIFERPDERTLIYRMSHCRVQEIRNRKGMEDYPCKSGGIIEYSTFARTIDPAIVTECIACPPDPHPEGWFCSWKFTLP
- a CDS encoding Mrp/NBP35 family ATP-binding protein; translated protein: MECGTGSWEIQRNDMAVNERGIREALKVVLDPELKKSLLDLGMIRDISVEEGQVSLSLALTTAKCPRKDDIVDEIKRVLGRLPGVSGVNIKLSTLNREELTQLFPKHPLVGLEKVRHVLAVASGKGGVGKTTIAINVALALAGKGLRIGLLDADVYGPSVPVMLAIEGSPEEENKTIIPIEKFGLRVMSLGMITEKGQPIVWRGPLVSKAIKQLLGEVMWGELDYLVVDLPPGTGDPSITIAQSIPNASILMVTTPQEVALADVRRAIDLFKKFEMGIVGLVENMSYFSQDSSGKPIAIFGRGGGEKLSREFGLPLLGKIPIELEIGKGGDSGIPLMISSPNSETGRIFQGIAEKILSAAR
- a CDS encoding sigma-54 interaction domain-containing protein; this translates as MSEHSEKASPRERDIILDSIADGVFSVNDQWRITSFNRAAEKITGVSYEDAIGQRCKDVLKAEICDRGCLLKKTMQTEKPVVNRTVYIVNAEGRRLPISISTALLRDETDQIIGAVETFRDLSLEEQLRKKIEKRYSFEDIISRNHRMHELFSILPDMANSTSTVLIEGESGTGKELVARAIHNLSPRKSKPFIAVNCGALPDTLLESELFGYKAGAFTDARKDKPGRFKLAEKGTLFLDEIGDISPAMQVRLLRVLQEKTYEPLGAVESIRHDVRIIAATNRKLLDLVKEGKFREDLYYRINIVRLELPPLRERMEDVPLLVDHFLEHFNVLQGREISGVTDQALACLMTYSYPGNIRELENIIERAFILCKSGMIDRTHLPEPVCGISGTEEIPAWDAMSFRDMEAIFLTNVLRRNSWNKSRTAKELGIHKSTLFRKLKALGICSPGRVQEKD